From a region of the Castanea sativa cultivar Marrone di Chiusa Pesio chromosome 10, ASM4071231v1 genome:
- the LOC142612369 gene encoding uncharacterized protein LOC142612369: MSTELPFNQKGHTWDQVNPILSHDSLPSGEFYNVPLYALNSQGQEVVTSLMVPVMEPTLHDYYDDVVIEEDDDYEASRARHTNEKSIQGLEKVRVEGLYLKEVCPVCLEGLSMGLEAMRMPCLHVYHQGCIVEWLRKCSLCPLCRYEMPT; this comes from the coding sequence atgtCTACTGAATTACCCTTCAATCAAAAAGGCCATACATGGGATCAAGTTAACCCAATACTCAGCCATGACTCACTGCCCTCAGGAGAGTTCTACAACGTTCCACTTTACGCTCTAAACTCACAGGGACAAGAAGTGGTTACATCACTAATGGTGCCTGTAATGGAACCAACATTGCACGATTATTATGATGATGTTGTaattgaagaagatgatgattaTGAAGCTTCGAGGGCAAGGCATACGAATGAAAAATCAATTCAAGGATTGGAGAAGGTGAGAGTTGAAGGGTTGTATTTGAAGGAGGTGTGCCCAGTGTGTTTGGAAGGGCTTTCAATGGGGTTGGAAGCAATGCGCATGCCATGCTTGCATGTCTACCATCAAGGTTGTATTGTAGAGTGGCTTAGAAAGTGTAGCCTGTGCCCATTGTGCCGCTATGAGATGCCTACCTAA
- the LOC142612635 gene encoding uncharacterized protein LOC142612635 produces MELEPPPPPPPVELPSTCPDQSTASDPTEDDRTETKPFLSQTEILKALEVVERDSSAIAESYGSLFASLRLALSEVTSSSVDHMQCFSDAAGRLQESVLDASTKGNRYINSCLRLNEEMKGVDSLATQLKLLRRNVDALDSAVNKLLRLP; encoded by the exons ATGGAGCTcgaaccaccaccaccaccaccaccggtCGAACTACCGTCCACGTGTCCTGATCAAAGCACGGCGTCGGATCCTACTGAGGATGACCGCACCGAAACAaaaccgtttctgagccagaCCGAGATCTTGAAAGCCCTAGAGGTGGTGGAGAGAGACTCTTCGGCCATCGCAGAGAGCTACGGTTCTCTCTTCGCTTCTCTTCGTTTAGCCCTATCTGAG GTTACTAGTAGCTCTGTTGATCATATGCAATGTTTCAGTGATGCTGCAGGTCGCCTTCAAGAATCTG TTCTTGATGCATCAACAAAGGGGAATCGGTATATAAATTCGTGTCTCAG aTTAAATGAGGAGATGAAGGGCGTAGACAGTCTAGCTACACAGCT AAAACTCCTGAGGAGAAATGTAGATGCTTTAGACTCTGCTGTGAACAAGCTCCTCCGCCTTCCATGA